In Pseudoalteromonas sp. NC201, a single window of DNA contains:
- a CDS encoding cyclic peptide export ABC transporter, which produces MRLLSELGKTAPNSVFISLLSGAIAGLIYASLVPVILIAIEEFSYVLDGTADFVEVLGVQIAHPNLALLFLGICAAIFILQSVSMIALQKSALMLASNIRKRLFEKILGAPIENLESVGTSKLLVVLSTDISRIMMGAQAVPGLLVSSVILLGVFLYIYFLSMGAFLFLLVCLVVSVITYQIPIIYSMRFFNKSRQETDELQKSFRSLLMGAKELKVNNVKRESFIKNELLKAENEMRETLTKTYNYTIFAENYGMLLTYLIIAVLVFSFVNYYSIGHGELLGIVMVLLYISGPIRWILQSIAPIYRANASYNKVDLILASLSKEVESELTPVSNWEKVTFDNTCFSYKKSNFEVGPISFSCRRGEITFIVGGNGSGKSTFCKVATLHYRATSGNIIFDDVKVDESNIDSYRQSISVIYSDYHLFEKLHGIDLENSDVIDEINYWLVKLNLDEKVFLEGDGFSTLELSDGQKRRLALIASIVEDKDFYLFDEWAADQDPQFREIFYKEILPILKSRNKLIIVITHDDRYYNLSDQLVHLDKGEVQLSASRLNYGEAKAEKSNFKNSENNKDNAYEV; this is translated from the coding sequence ATGAGGTTACTCTCCGAATTAGGAAAGACGGCGCCTAACTCTGTCTTTATTTCACTGTTGAGCGGCGCGATCGCAGGCCTTATCTACGCGTCGCTAGTTCCAGTTATTCTAATCGCAATTGAAGAGTTTAGCTATGTATTAGACGGCACCGCAGATTTTGTTGAGGTGCTGGGCGTGCAAATAGCACATCCAAATTTAGCGCTGTTATTTTTAGGTATTTGCGCTGCGATTTTTATTTTGCAATCAGTATCAATGATTGCATTACAAAAGTCAGCATTAATGCTTGCGAGTAATATCCGAAAAAGATTGTTTGAAAAGATTCTAGGGGCTCCAATCGAGAACCTTGAGTCAGTTGGAACTTCTAAATTACTCGTTGTATTAAGTACAGATATCAGTCGAATTATGATGGGGGCGCAAGCAGTTCCTGGTCTGTTAGTCAGTTCAGTTATTTTGTTAGGTGTATTTTTATATATCTACTTTTTAAGTATGGGGGCATTTCTATTTTTATTGGTTTGTTTAGTTGTTTCAGTTATTACCTATCAAATTCCTATCATCTATTCCATGAGGTTTTTTAATAAATCAAGACAAGAAACAGATGAACTTCAAAAATCATTTCGCTCTTTACTAATGGGAGCGAAAGAGTTGAAAGTTAATAATGTTAAGCGAGAGTCATTTATTAAAAATGAGTTGCTTAAAGCTGAAAATGAAATGCGTGAAACACTTACTAAAACGTATAACTATACAATCTTTGCTGAAAACTATGGGATGCTATTAACCTATCTAATTATCGCCGTTTTGGTTTTCTCTTTTGTTAATTACTACTCGATTGGTCATGGTGAATTACTGGGTATAGTTATGGTTCTGCTATATATATCCGGCCCAATTCGATGGATATTGCAATCAATAGCTCCAATTTATAGAGCTAATGCGTCATATAATAAAGTAGATCTGATTCTTGCATCTTTGTCTAAGGAGGTAGAGAGTGAATTAACCCCGGTTAGTAACTGGGAAAAAGTAACTTTCGATAATACTTGCTTTTCTTATAAAAAATCTAATTTTGAAGTTGGCCCAATTTCTTTTAGTTGTAGACGCGGAGAAATAACTTTTATTGTTGGAGGGAATGGCTCGGGTAAATCAACCTTCTGTAAGGTCGCTACACTTCATTATAGGGCAACATCAGGAAATATTATCTTTGATGATGTGAAAGTTGATGAAAGCAATATTGATAGTTATCGCCAGTCAATAAGTGTTATCTATAGTGATTATCACTTATTTGAAAAGCTGCATGGAATTGATTTAGAAAATAGTGATGTTATAGATGAAATTAATTATTGGTTAGTGAAGCTTAACCTCGATGAGAAGGTGTTTTTAGAAGGAGATGGATTCTCTACTTTAGAACTTTCAGATGGTCAAAAAAGAAGGTTAGCATTAATAGCTAGTATTGTAGAAGATAAAGATTTTTATTTATTTGATGAATGGGCTGCAGATCAAGATCCTCAATTCAGAGAGATTTTTTACAAAGAAATCCTACCTATTTTAAAGTCAAGAAATAAGTTGATTATAGTTATAACTCATGATGATAGATATTATAACTTATCAGATCAGCTCGTTCATTTAGATAAAGGAGAGGTTCAGCTAAGTGCTTCAAGGTTAAATTATGGCGAGGCTAAGGCTGAAAAATCAAATTTTAAAAACTCAGAAAATAATAAGGATAACGCATATGAGGTTTGA
- a CDS encoding non-ribosomal peptide synthetase has protein sequence MRFDFSLAQKDVYFDQLHCIGNAKYNIGGYVDISSANVTSLLEASDQVIASNPMFSLTIEHEHDGPKARFDNALHIKSTVVDYRDAIEPIKSAQELVKEIFSQPFDLKGRCLYKTYIIQLTDQRIWFVGVAHHLLIDGWGFALWAEALSKAYESKEYQVNEHAQQNYFEQDSVYLESERYQKDKEFWKSYLHCSKRNILVPNRKLESKNSSERVVFSVARDKYESLFSNKGFLAKSPGTVFLSLVFIMFSRLYRERNFNVGLPAHNRKSAKQKNDIALYTSVSPISLAYTSDTSFDQFLSYVASEQKKIYRHQKYPIGHIVSDMGPEARSGLYDVCVNFLKLNNSCRFAKAHASYHYIENPFQTTPFNLTIWDNGEVQPVELQVDYHMGYFSKEEIAQLLEILFSLLEQVSNNPEVKLSELMLTSEKNKSLSLSDTGLDEEIQPFITLFLEQVRKSPNTVAVSCQNRELTYEALDLSSTRLALRFKEIGVKAGDLVGLMLHRSERMVEAIVALSKIGAGFVPMDPSYPVSRLKHMAHDSNISLLVIDSDFSELAFELTDKIYIVESLCENTAVEIGSTTVAKNDSTAYVIYTSGSTGTPKGVEISNLSLANFLLSMRKKPGISHGDRLLAVTPFSFDISILELLLPLISGATVKVFPSRITHDLQGLVDEINKPDTSIVQMTPSAWKLVLASGWQGKPSLKALVGGEALPQHLATELTSKVDALWNMYGPTETTIWSSCIRVEESWSVNSIGHPIANTQMAILDSQHSFMPVGWTGELYISGKGLAKGYFNQPELTASRFISCNGERWYNTGDLAKIQADGSVEFVGRIDTQVKFQGYRIELGEIESILKKLPNISDAVVLIKTSDSGHQCLCAYYISENDELSSEHLRAAASEYLPLHMLPSHWQALKAFPLTPSGKLDSKSLSLPSSFAQVSTTENEDRLIQELAAVICHHLQIPHLDAETNFFDAGARSQEMVELVPKLNEALSLSLTVVDMFSYPSLNALAQVIDASATRNSEAKSRTEQLQSGKSRLQRRLNTRKQVNEY, from the coding sequence ATGAGGTTTGATTTTTCTCTAGCGCAGAAGGATGTTTACTTCGATCAGCTACATTGTATTGGTAATGCTAAATATAATATTGGTGGATATGTTGATATAAGCTCGGCAAATGTCACATCTTTATTAGAAGCAAGTGATCAGGTTATAGCAAGTAACCCTATGTTTAGTTTGACTATTGAGCATGAGCATGATGGTCCCAAAGCAAGATTTGATAACGCTTTACATATTAAGTCTACGGTGGTTGATTATAGAGACGCTATTGAACCGATTAAGTCAGCGCAGGAGCTTGTGAAAGAAATATTTTCTCAGCCCTTTGATCTTAAGGGAAGATGCCTCTACAAAACTTATATCATTCAACTGACAGATCAAAGGATCTGGTTTGTAGGTGTAGCGCATCATTTGCTGATTGATGGCTGGGGGTTTGCGCTATGGGCTGAGGCACTTTCAAAAGCTTATGAATCAAAAGAATATCAGGTTAATGAGCACGCGCAGCAAAACTATTTTGAACAAGACTCAGTATACTTGGAGTCAGAACGGTATCAGAAAGATAAGGAATTTTGGAAGTCTTACTTGCATTGTTCTAAAAGGAATATACTTGTTCCAAATAGGAAATTGGAATCGAAAAACTCAAGTGAGAGAGTTGTTTTTTCAGTAGCGCGAGATAAGTATGAAAGCTTATTTTCAAACAAAGGGTTTCTAGCTAAGTCCCCTGGTACTGTATTTTTGTCTCTTGTTTTTATAATGTTCTCTAGACTATATAGAGAGCGTAATTTTAATGTAGGGTTACCAGCTCACAATCGAAAATCAGCGAAACAAAAGAATGATATAGCTCTATATACAAGTGTTAGCCCTATATCGCTAGCTTATACATCAGACACCTCATTTGATCAGTTTCTTAGCTATGTAGCTTCTGAGCAAAAAAAAATATATCGACATCAGAAATACCCAATTGGTCATATTGTTTCTGATATGGGCCCTGAAGCAAGAAGTGGTCTCTATGATGTGTGTGTGAACTTCTTAAAATTAAATAATAGTTGTCGCTTTGCTAAAGCGCATGCATCTTACCATTATATCGAAAACCCTTTCCAAACTACTCCTTTTAACTTAACCATTTGGGACAATGGAGAAGTGCAGCCTGTTGAACTACAGGTGGATTATCACATGGGGTACTTTTCAAAAGAGGAAATTGCACAGCTTTTAGAAATACTTTTTTCTCTTCTAGAACAAGTTTCAAATAATCCAGAGGTAAAACTCTCTGAATTAATGCTTACATCTGAGAAAAATAAATCGTTATCTCTGTCCGACACTGGACTTGATGAGGAAATACAACCATTTATTACCTTATTTTTGGAGCAAGTGCGGAAATCTCCGAATACCGTAGCTGTGTCGTGTCAAAACAGAGAACTTACTTATGAAGCCTTAGATCTTTCTTCAACGCGGCTTGCATTGAGATTCAAGGAAATCGGGGTCAAAGCCGGTGATCTCGTAGGGCTAATGCTTCATCGCTCAGAAAGAATGGTGGAAGCGATTGTAGCGCTGAGTAAAATTGGAGCTGGTTTTGTGCCGATGGATCCGAGCTATCCAGTTAGCCGCCTAAAGCATATGGCACATGACAGTAATATTTCATTGCTTGTCATCGATAGTGATTTCTCTGAGTTAGCATTTGAGCTAACAGATAAGATTTATATTGTAGAGTCACTTTGTGAAAATACCGCTGTTGAAATTGGCTCGACTACCGTAGCCAAAAACGATAGCACTGCTTATGTTATATATACCTCGGGCTCTACAGGTACGCCAAAAGGCGTTGAAATTTCGAATCTATCTTTAGCTAACTTTTTGCTCTCAATGAGGAAAAAACCAGGAATCAGCCATGGAGATAGATTATTAGCCGTCACTCCATTTAGTTTTGATATATCTATTTTAGAACTATTACTTCCGTTAATAAGTGGAGCGACGGTCAAAGTATTTCCTTCACGTATAACCCATGATCTGCAAGGTTTGGTTGATGAAATTAACAAACCTGATACCAGCATCGTACAGATGACTCCTAGCGCATGGAAGTTGGTATTAGCTTCTGGCTGGCAAGGTAAACCTAGCTTAAAGGCGCTTGTGGGAGGAGAAGCTCTGCCACAGCATTTAGCAACTGAGCTAACAAGCAAGGTTGATGCGCTTTGGAATATGTATGGGCCAACTGAAACAACAATTTGGTCAAGCTGTATCCGAGTGGAAGAGAGTTGGAGTGTAAATTCAATAGGCCATCCAATCGCTAATACACAGATGGCAATTCTAGATAGCCAGCATAGCTTCATGCCTGTGGGTTGGACGGGTGAGTTATACATCAGTGGTAAGGGGTTGGCAAAAGGCTACTTTAATCAACCTGAGCTAACTGCTAGTCGCTTCATTAGTTGTAATGGAGAGCGTTGGTATAATACGGGAGATTTAGCGAAAATACAGGCAGATGGTAGTGTTGAATTTGTAGGACGAATAGATACTCAAGTTAAATTCCAAGGGTACAGAATAGAACTAGGTGAAATAGAGTCAATACTGAAAAAGTTACCGAATATCTCTGACGCAGTTGTTCTAATCAAGACATCTGACTCTGGTCATCAGTGTTTATGTGCTTACTATATCTCTGAAAATGATGAGTTATCCTCTGAACATTTGAGAGCCGCCGCTTCTGAATACCTTCCATTACATATGCTTCCAAGCCATTGGCAAGCACTTAAAGCGTTTCCTTTAACACCAAGTGGCAAACTAGATAGTAAGTCGCTTTCACTACCTTCGAGTTTTGCACAAGTAAGCACAACTGAAAATGAAGATCGTTTGATACAGGAGCTGGCAGCCGTTATTTGCCATCACCTTCAGATACCTCACCTTGATGCAGAGACAAACTTTTTTGATGCAGGAGCAAGATCCCAAGAAATGGTTGAGCTTGTGCCAAAGTTGAATGAAGCATTGAGTTTGTCACTAACTGTTGTCGATATGTTTAGTTATCCCTCACTTAACGCGCTGGCTCAAGTCATTGATGCCTCTGCGACCCGCAACTCCGAGGCAAAAAGCCGAACAGAGCAACTTCAATCAGGCAAATCAAGGCTTCAAAGAAGATTGAATACAAGGAAACAAGTCAATGAGTACTAA